The following is a genomic window from Thermoproteales archaeon.
ATCGTCAATATATGTCTAGTGAAAGCTTAGAAGTTCTATTAACAACAGTTCCCGGTTTGGAGGAAATAGTTGAACAGGACCTTTTTACAGATCATAGAATAAAAAATGTATATTATAGAAAGCTTACTGGACGAGTATATGCTACACTGAAAGAAGATTCCAATACATTACATAGACTTCACAGCTTAGGCTGCGTAGAAAGAGTAATACTACTTTTATGTCAAGGAAGTACAGAAAAACTCAAAAAAGATATAAAAAGTGAATCTATCGTAAATTATTTGAGTCCATGGATGTCTTTTATGGTAAGAACACTGAGGGTTGGGCAGCATGAATTATCCTCTATCGATTTCTCAAACATTGTTGGAAATCTCATACAAAACTATGCGCTCCAACAATTTGGAAGAAATATACGAGTGTCTCTTAGTGATCCAGACATAATTTTCTATCTGGAAGTAAGAGGGCCTATCTTTCGTCTAGGGGTAGACTTAACAGGACTTAATGCTCTTCATAGAAGGACATACAGAGCTTACCTACACCCCTCGGCACTTAACCCTCTCATAGCATACGCGATGTGCAAACTATCAGAAATAAACCAGAAGCATCATGTTTTGGATCCCATGTGCGGAAGTGGAACAATACTGATAGAGGGAAAAATAATTAATCCTGAAATCGATGCCTGGGGTCTTGATATAAATCCGAGACATATAGAAGGCGCACGTCAAAATGCCAAAAAGGCAAATCTGAACATAAAATTCGAAACTTGTGATCTTGCTGACATTGATCAACTTTTCCAGCCTGGATATTTTGATGCGATCATAGTGAACCCTCCATTTGGTCTACGTGAAAAATCGATATATAATATACCGACGCTCTATAATTTGCTCATTGAAAAATCGAAACTGCTCTTAAATCAAAATGGAACTTTATGTCTTCTAACGCCAAGAAAGAAACTTGTGATAAAAATATTGAGAGCTTACAATTTTATGATAAAAAAGATTTTAACAATAAATCACGGAGGCTTAACCTCACATATTATAGTAGCAATTAACCAAGATAAAACCTTAAAAGCATGAAATATTAATAATACTACGGGCCCGTAGCTCAGTTTGGATCAGAGTACCGGCCTGCGGTCAGGCAACAGTGCTTCCTGGAAGATAGCCGGTGGTCCCGGGTTCGAATCCCGGCGGGCCCGTAATTCAAAATATAATCCCCTACAGGTAAAGTAACTTTACTACCTTTTTCAAATTTACTACTATGTCTTTTAATTGGAAAGATATGCTATGCATTTGCATTCTAAATTGTTATGCTAGTGATAAGTAATGTCAGTTTTGTCAATTACTAGAGGGACAGCTGGTGGGTCGAAAACCAAGGACAATGCTTGTTTCTTTCAACAAATATCGTTGTCTTTATTTCTGCATCTCTACCGGTTTTAGAATATGGACGGCAACAAGTAATTTTTACTCAAACTACCTTTTTCATTTCATATACGCTTAAAGTTTGTGTTTCATTGAAAACATGTGTTAGAAACTGTTAGCGTGAAAGGATACGTCCTCGATATGATAAAGTAGCTTAATCTGGCTTGTATAATTGAAACTATCTATTATATGTCTATATTAAAGTGCTTTTATTAAATAGCCTGTCATACTCCGAAAAATGCCCATTTTTTAACAGGCAAAATATAATATTAGCATGAAATATGTAACGGGCCCGCCGGGATTCGAACCCGGGACCACCGGCTATCCCCAAGTTCCGGAGGCCGATACGCTTTTCAGGCGATATAAGTTGCTATCCACTGCGCTACGGGCCCGTACACTATGTTTAGATAATTAACCTTATTTATCTTCTTCTAGGCAAGTTTTCAGTATTACATAACTTCCGAATTAACCTTTAAAGTAAAAAGAGATAGCCCGGGGGGGATTCGAACCCCCGATCTCGGGGTCCAAAGCCCCGAATGCTTGGCCACTACACCACCGGGCTTCATTATAAGTTTATTTGATTTGAAATGTTTATAAAGTTTACCTGAAAATTTCTATGAACTTAACGGAAGATTGATATTCCTGTCTTTTTATGTTGACGTGATGAATCGTAGAGTAATAAAGACAAGATATAGGTTAAGCAAAAAGGATGTTAAAAAATTTTTGGAAAAAGTTAAGACTTACTTCGGCGAGCCTGCAGTTGAAATTTTAGCTAATTTTAAAAATATAGAAAAAATCGAAACAAGGTTAAAGGATGCCTCGGTATATCTTTTTGATAAAAAGCCAATTTTTCTCGAATATAAAAAAGGATTCTTCCCGACGATTTTACACGCTAATATATTCAAACATATATTACCTGTGGTTATCGTTGATATGGGAGCAGTACCTCATATAGTAAACGGAGCTGATGTAATGGCACCTGGAATTAGAAAAACAAGTAAAGAATTTTCCGAAAATGAAATCGTATTAGTTGCAGATGAGGAAAAAGAAAGAATTTTCTGCGTTGGTAAAGCTCTAATGTCATCAAACGACGTTTTCTCGTTGAAAAGAGGAAGAGCTATAAAAAATCTACACCATGTAAAGGATGCTTTTTGGGATTTTTTACTAAGCTTACGAACTTAATTACCTAACTCTCACTGCCTCTATATTTTGTGGCGTTATTATCTGGAAATTAAACCTTCTCTCTATATACGATTTTAATTCTCTAATTTTGCTTTTCTCTCCATGATTTAATACGACAGTGTTTGGTCTAGGAGTTATTCTGGCTAAAAATCTTATTAGTTGCCCCCTATCACTATGACCCGAGAATCCCTCAACTCTATAAACTTCCATTTTCAACTCCTTGATCGTCACTTTCCCGTATGGGTCAATAAAAGGTATTTCTCTTAATCCTTTTAATATTTTCCTTCCCAGGGTTCCTTCTATCTGATAACTGACAAATATTAGAGAGTTTTTAGGATCTTCTGCAAGTAACTGTAGGTAATCTAGCACCGGTCCTCCAGTTAACATACCAGATGTTGCCATTATAATGCTTGGACCTGCACTTATTATATCCCTTCTTTGGCTGGCATCTTTAACTATTTTAATATATGGTGATGTAAACGGATTTTCTCCTCGATATATTCTCTCACGGAGACTATACGATAAGTGCTCGGGGAAAGCCGTATGAATAGCAGTCGCTTCATCTATCATTCCCTCTATAAAAATAGGTATCTCCGGTAACTTCTCGCTTTCTATTGCCTCGTTCAAAACTAGTAATATTTCTTGAGCTCTTCCCACAGCCATTACGGGTATTAAAGCTATACCGTTCCGCTCTACCGTTTTCTTTACTATATCAATAAAAGTTTGCTCGGTCTCCTCTCTCGACGGCAGTCTATCCACAGAAGCACCATACGTACTCTCCATGATAAGAACCTCAACTCTAGGAAAGCGATGATTTGCCTGGTCTAGCAGCTTTGTCCTCTCAAATTTAAAGTCACTAGTATAAACAATATTAATCAAGCCTTGTCCGATGTGTATATGTGCCATCGCAGATCCTAATATATGTCCCGCAGGATATAATGTGAGCCGCACATCAGGAGCAATATCTGTTACTTCTCCATAACCAAGTGGATAAGTATGAATTAAAGCATCTGTTATCTCACGTAGTGTATAGGGCAGTGGTCTGCCACTTTTCTCTGCAATTTTTAAATAATCTTCTTGAAGAAGCTTCATTAAATACATAGTTGGTTCTGTTGTATATACAGGTCCTTTATAGCCATACTTATAAAGATAAGGCAGCGCTCCACAATGATCTAAATGAGCATGCGTTATCACAACAGCGTCTAAATCGTCTACATTAAATTCAGGTAGATCAAAATGAGGAAATTCATCATGCCTATTACCGCTAGGTTTTATTCCAGCATCCAAAAGTATATTGCTTTCAGGCGTTTGCACTAGAATTGCGCTTCTACCAACTTCTTGAAAACCTCCTAAACTTATCATTCTCACATATACATTTTTAAAAATTGGATTCCTATGGATGCGCTGTCCTAGCTCTCTCAAAAACCTCAGTCTTTCCTCTCTCCGAGATCTAAACAGGGATCTGGTCTGTGCTATTGTTGCAGAATGAATCGGTGGAGTTCTTACAACCCTTGGATGCCAGAGCGTTCCGGCCAATATTCTCCTTAATGTTTGACCTTCTTTACCAATAACGTATCCAGGTTTTTCAGCCTCTATTTCAACCACTCCACTTATTTCATCAAAGAATATGCTAGTGATCCCGGCTTCCGGCGGCACGATTTGTTTAATTATTTCTACTGTTTCATCTTCGCTTTTTCTAACTTCAGGATCTCCTCTTATAACTACACGCTTTTTTATTGTCTTTACTATTTCCTTTATAGAACTTTCGTTTTTTTCAAAGAAAACAACAGGGTTACGAGAATATATTACTATTTTAGGTCCTTCAAATTCTACTCCTGTGATATTCGCGCCGGGAGGGCTTTTCATTAATATAGCATTTCTAATGTTTACTAGAATCTTGTCTTCCTCCATTTAAACACCAATAACCATTCACTACATCGTAATCTTCTTTAATAGAGATAATATCTCGTTTTTACTTACTTCTCTAATTCCCTTTTTATTTATTAAGACTACATCAATACCCTCTCCACTTCCAGGATCCCTTTTCATAGCAGCATTAACAGCTCTTACAGCAAGGCTTATAGCTTCATTTTGAGAGATATCTTCACTGTATTCGTTTTCGAGAAGTGTAACAGCATACGGTGAACCAGAACCTGTGGAAGTATACTTTTCCTTAGTAACAGTGCCCATCCAATCGATACTATAAAGCTGCGCTCCATTATGATCAACTCCTCCTATTAACATATGTGCTATCAGTATAGGCCTTAATTGAAAAAGCAGTATAGACGCAAGGGTTGCAACCGCGCGCACAGATATTAATCTTTCATTCGAAAGTTTGTAGACAGAGGCTTCTAGTCTCAACTGCTCTACTAAGCGCTGTGCGTCGGCGACTACTCCGGCAATGGTCGTTGCCACATGCTGATCTATTTTATGGATTTTCTTACCTTCTTTATGAAATATATAGGTTCCAGATGATACTCGTTTATCGGCACCTAACACTACAAAGTCCTTTCCAACTATACCAATTGTAGTAGTGCCTTTGTATACCTTCTCAAGCACTTCATTGCCTATCTTCAAAATACCCACCAAAAGTAATATCAAAACATTACGTTCTGCTAATCATCACTATAACTAAACCATTTATAAAGTTTACTAGTTACAAAACCAACTCACGTAATTTATCGCAGTAATAAGCCTTAAACTTAAATACCAACGAAGCAAAAGTGACATGAACAATATGCTCGTCAAGATAAAAGCAGTATTAGTAGGTAAAAATCTCATAAAAAACCCATGGGGAGAAAAGATAATTAAACTAGAGTTTGCCGAAGAAAGAGAAATACCAGGACCTATAATCGTTCAACCCCAGGGCGGTGGGGAACTGGCTAGAGAAATAATGCCTATAATAACTCAAATAATGAAATCAATGCCCTTAACCGGACAGGGTAGGGTAAGTATTCCACGCCTAACCTTATTCCTAACTGAAGAAGAGTGGGACAAGCTAATAGAAAAACCAGAAATTGGAGAAGAAATCACGATAACGGTAAGCGGAAAAAATATTTCAATAAGTAAAACGTAGCCGAAAACTCATCCCGCATCTTTTCTAACCAAATATTTTAAGGGAATATCTTGATATTCTCCTCCAGGAGTCCTCCTCCTTATAATTATGGGTAAAATCCCTAACTCCAATTCCTTTTCAGCTATCACCAGAGGATCTTTAGGAGTGTTCTCATTCAATTTTATTAGAATAGGAGCCCCAAGAGATACCTGCAAGGCTCTTACTCCTATAATTCTAGCACGTTCGTATTTAGTGAGTTTAGGAGGACCTATACGAATTTTAAAAGAGGTATTCATAGGCAAGAAAAAATTTATGTTACTTATTAATGTTTTCTATCCATTTAGAAAGTTAGTATTCTCCAAATTCTCCGTATTTCCCTTCTTTACCCTTCTCCTTCTCTCTAGGTGGTGATGCTGCTATTACATCGTCTATTCTTAGAATCATCACCGCAGCTTCAGTAGCCGACTTTAACACTTGCTTCTTTACAATCGCCGGTTCTATCACTCCAGCATCCATCATGTTCTCCACTTTACCTGTATAGACGTTCACGCCAGCCCACTTCTCTCCTTCCGCATGTCTCTTTCTTAACTCCGCTATGACATCTACTGGCTCTAAGCCAGCATTTCTAGCGAGAATGGAAGGCAGAAACTCGAGAGAGTCAGCGTATTTCATAACTGCAAGTTGCTCTTTGCTTGGCAATTTCTTAGCGTAATTTCTAAGTCTCTTAGCAATCTCCATTTCAATAGCTCCACCTCCAGCAACTATTTTCGGTTCTTTCATTATGTTTCTCACAACAGATAATGCATCATGAATCGCCCTTTCAGCTTCGTCCACCACATGTTCTGCTCCTCCTCTAATAAGTATTGTAACAGCTTTTGGATTTGGACAACCTTCAACAAATATCATTTTATCCTCAGCTACTTTCCTTTCTTCAACTATTTTAGCGTAGCCTAGGTCCTTCTCAGATAAATCATCAATACTCGTTACTATTCTTGCTCCTGTTGCTCTTGCTAGTTTTTCCATATCGGATTTTTTCACACGCCTAACAGCAAGAATACCCTTTTTGGCTAAAAAGTGTTGGGCCATGTCGTCGATACCTTTCTGAGTTATGACAACATTGGCTCCTGTTACGGCTATCTTATCAACCATTTTCTTTAGCATCATAGCTTCTTGCTCTAGAAACATTCTTAATTGCTCTGGATTAGTCACATTTATTTTGGCAGACCATTCAGGTTTTTCAACCTCAAGAGGAGTATTTAACAAAGCGATTTTGGCATCAGTTATTTTTCGTGGCATACTTGGATGAACAACTTCTTTATCAAGTACTATGCCTTTTATTAATTCTGTTTCCTCGATCGATTCGCCCTTTTTCTTTTCAACCTTAATATCATCAAGTTTTACCTCATATTTTCCGTCTTTTTCTTCAACAACTTGCAAAGCAGCCTCAACGACCAGATCGGCTAAGAATTCCTTATATTCAGCCACGGCCTTACTGCTTAAGGACGTTATGGCAACTTTTCTAAGTATTTCCTTATTTAAGGGATCCACTGTTTCAGCAACATTATCTATAGCTTTTAAAGATTCTTCAAGAGCTTTTTCAAAACCCTCAGTAACTAATGTTGGATGAATTTCTTCGTCTAGAAGTTCACTTGCATTAGCTAGGAGTTGCCCAGCGAGAACAACAACCGTTGTAGTACCATCACCTACTTCATCATCTTGAGCCTTTGCAACATCAACTAACATTTTAGCGGCGGGATGCTGAACATCCATTTCCTTAAGTATTGTAGCTCCATCACCAGTTATGGTAGCATTGCCAAAAGAATCTACAAGAAGTTTATCCATGCCCCTAGGACCTAGAGAGGATGCAAGAGCCTCTGCAATAACTCGTGCAGCATAGATATTAGACCTTCTTGCTTCTCTGCCAACAGTTCTACTTGTACCCTCTTTTAATATTAAAACAGGAATAGCCTGCGGAGCTTGTGGAGCTTGAGCAGCCATCTATAACACCTCCTTAGCTATCCACAAAATATTTTCGCTTCTATATATATTTTTCGACTTTTTAAAAAAATGGTGTTGTCAAGTTAGGAGCTTTAAGTTTGGAAACTCGCAAGTACCCAAGCCACAAACGTGAAGACTTAACTTGACAACACTATTAAAATATTATTAGCTAAGCTTTAGCTTTCTCTAAGATTCTATTCTTTGATTCTTTAGTTGCTAAAAATTTTTAGACATAAATTATTTTAACTCTGAATCCATATGAATAAAATTTAATAAATTCTGCTAATTTCTCCTTAAATTTACTATCTAACTCTGAAAGTCTGTGTAATTCATTATTCACCAATATAAGGGGGTCAACATATCTTACTTTAGATTTTACATATATTTCGAAATCTTCGTTATCCTCAATAACCCTTACTCTATCTATTAGCTTGATATATCTTCTCAATTTCCGCAATTTTCCGCAATTTCTGTTATAATATTTCCGCAATTTTATAGTATAACGTTGCTTGAAGAGCATTACAGTACAACTTCTCATTAGCTTCCAAGTATTTATATGCAAAAATTCTTGCATCTATAACATTCTTAAAAACTAGCCTATTCTTAAAGACAGTTATACTATCTAATTCTTTCATAACCCATTCCTTAGTTATTATGGTGCTTAACATTGAACGAAAAAACAATCTATTCTATCAGCGCATATGTCCGGTATTTCTCTTTCAAGCAGACCGAAATTCTTTATATCAGTTACGGTATTAATATCATATCCATAATTCTCGAGAATATTCGGTATCTCACTAGACAACAGAACTTTCCGAAAGAGTCCCTCATGATAATCATGCCACATCTCTCTGCCAAAAACATGGTCTATTATATGTGAGAATGCCGTATGAGAAATATCATGAAGTAATCCAGCAATTTGTTCCTCAAGAGACGCTTCATATCTTTTTAATAGAAGAAAAACCCCTATACTGTGCTCGAATCTGGTAAACCATGGGTTAAATTTCATAAGAGGATGATCCTGTGATAGAAAAACTGAGAAACCACACATTGTTATCTTTTTTAATCTTTGCATAGGTTTAGATTTTAAAAGCTCTATAATAACAGGCTCTCTTATCATAACTTGTCCAAAAATTCTATCATTATATATCATCTATGATACACCTAGATAATCATTCCAAGTTTAGCTAATATAATAGTTATCATAACGGTGGCAGTAAGGACCTAAAAATTTATCAGTCGAATTTTGGAGAAATTATAAATTTTTACTTGGTAAATCGCCAAAACATTCAAAAAATGAAAGTGGTGGACCGGGCGGGATTTGAACCCGCGACCCCCCGCATGCCAAGCTATTTTAAGGAAGTACATGGCTTTGTTTCGAAGTTCTTAACAAGCAGCCTATACTCAGAGTTTTTTACCTGGCTAGTTAAAGAGCGGAAAGATTCCGAGAAGTGGGCTAGGAATATGCTTCGATATGTTAAAAAGCCTCTCTCTATGAGCCGTGACAGTATCCGTGCCTATCGTTTATTGCTCAGGTTTCTTGAAGAGAAATATGGAGTTGATGTCGATAAATATCTTAAAAAGTTAAAGAATAGACAGACAAAACCCGATCTCAGAGTTCCTTCCGAAGATGAGATCCATAGGTC
Proteins encoded in this region:
- a CDS encoding beta-CASP ribonuclease aCPSF1, with protein sequence MEEDKILVNIRNAILMKSPPGANITGVEFEGPKIVIYSRNPVVFFEKNESSIKEIVKTIKKRVVIRGDPEVRKSEDETVEIIKQIVPPEAGITSIFFDEISGVVEIEAEKPGYVIGKEGQTLRRILAGTLWHPRVVRTPPIHSATIAQTRSLFRSRREERLRFLRELGQRIHRNPIFKNVYVRMISLGGFQEVGRSAILVQTPESNILLDAGIKPSGNRHDEFPHFDLPEFNVDDLDAVVITHAHLDHCGALPYLYKYGYKGPVYTTEPTMYLMKLLQEDYLKIAEKSGRPLPYTLREITDALIHTYPLGYGEVTDIAPDVRLTLYPAGHILGSAMAHIHIGQGLINIVYTSDFKFERTKLLDQANHRFPRVEVLIMESTYGASVDRLPSREETEQTFIDIVKKTVERNGIALIPVMAVGRAQEILLVLNEAIESEKLPEIPIFIEGMIDEATAIHTAFPEHLSYSLRERIYRGENPFTSPYIKIVKDASQRRDIISAGPSIIMATSGMLTGGPVLDYLQLLAEDPKNSLIFVSYQIEGTLGRKILKGLREIPFIDPYGKVTIKELKMEVYRVEGFSGHSDRGQLIRFLARITPRPNTVVLNHGEKSKIRELKSYIERRFNFQIITPQNIEAVRVR
- a CDS encoding DUF1947 domain-containing protein, producing the protein MNRRVIKTRYRLSKKDVKKFLEKVKTYFGEPAVEILANFKNIEKIETRLKDASVYLFDKKPIFLEYKKGFFPTILHANIFKHILPVVIVDMGAVPHIVNGADVMAPGIRKTSKEFSENEIVLVADEEKERIFCVGKALMSSNDVFSLKRGRAIKNLHHVKDAFWDFLLSLRT
- a CDS encoding proteasome subunit beta, which produces MGNEVLEKVYKGTTTIGIVGKDFVVLGADKRVSSGTYIFHKEGKKIHKIDQHVATTIAGVVADAQRLVEQLRLEASVYKLSNERLISVRAVATLASILLFQLRPILIAHMLIGGVDHNGAQLYSIDWMGTVTKEKYTSTGSGSPYAVTLLENEYSEDISQNEAISLAVRAVNAAMKRDPGSGEGIDVVLINKKGIREVSKNEILSLLKKITM
- a CDS encoding HD domain-containing protein; translation: MIYNDRIFGQVMIREPVIIELLKSKPMQRLKKITMCGFSVFLSQDHPLMKFNPWFTRFEHSIGVFLLLKRYEASLEEQIAGLLHDISHTAFSHIIDHVFGREMWHDYHEGLFRKVLLSSEIPNILENYGYDINTVTDIKNFGLLEREIPDICADRIDCFFVQC
- a CDS encoding TCP-1/cpn60 chaperonin family protein, with amino-acid sequence MAAQAPQAPQAIPVLILKEGTSRTVGREARRSNIYAARVIAEALASSLGPRGMDKLLVDSFGNATITGDGATILKEMDVQHPAAKMLVDVAKAQDDEVGDGTTTVVVLAGQLLANASELLDEEIHPTLVTEGFEKALEESLKAIDNVAETVDPLNKEILRKVAITSLSSKAVAEYKEFLADLVVEAALQVVEEKDGKYEVKLDDIKVEKKKGESIEETELIKGIVLDKEVVHPSMPRKITDAKIALLNTPLEVEKPEWSAKINVTNPEQLRMFLEQEAMMLKKMVDKIAVTGANVVITQKGIDDMAQHFLAKKGILAVRRVKKSDMEKLARATGARIVTSIDDLSEKDLGYAKIVEERKVAEDKMIFVEGCPNPKAVTILIRGGAEHVVDEAERAIHDALSVVRNIMKEPKIVAGGGAIEMEIAKRLRNYAKKLPSKEQLAVMKYADSLEFLPSILARNAGLEPVDVIAELRKRHAEGEKWAGVNVYTGKVENMMDAGVIEPAIVKKQVLKSATEAAVMILRIDDVIAASPPREKEKGKEGKYGEFGEY
- a CDS encoding methyltransferase domain-containing protein encodes the protein RQYMSSESLEVLLTTVPGLEEIVEQDLFTDHRIKNVYYRKLTGRVYATLKEDSNTLHRLHSLGCVERVILLLCQGSTEKLKKDIKSESIVNYLSPWMSFMVRTLRVGQHELSSIDFSNIVGNLIQNYALQQFGRNIRVSLSDPDIIFYLEVRGPIFRLGVDLTGLNALHRRTYRAYLHPSALNPLIAYAMCKLSEINQKHHVLDPMCGSGTILIEGKIINPEIDAWGLDINPRHIEGARQNAKKANLNIKFETCDLADIDQLFQPGYFDAIIVNPPFGLREKSIYNIPTLYNLLIEKSKLLLNQNGTLCLLTPRKKLVIKILRAYNFMIKKILTINHGGLTSHIIVAINQDKTLKA
- a CDS encoding arcadin 1; this translates as MNNMLVKIKAVLVGKNLIKNPWGEKIIKLEFAEEREIPGPIIVQPQGGGELAREIMPIITQIMKSMPLTGQGRVSIPRLTLFLTEEEWDKLIEKPEIGEEITITVSGKNISISKT
- a CDS encoding DNA-directed RNA polymerase subunit K; this encodes MRIGPPKLTKYERARIIGVRALQVSLGAPILIKLNENTPKDPLVIAEKELELGILPIIIRRRTPGGEYQDIPLKYLVRKDAG